One window of the Caloenas nicobarica isolate bCalNic1 chromosome 20, bCalNic1.hap1, whole genome shotgun sequence genome contains the following:
- the MYOC gene encoding myocilin, with translation MLGRWLLLCAGLALALGCRADTAVLRRADDSAGRCTYTFTVASPVEAACPDGGGEPELRAELAALAARLSRLEGRERGAGGSGPRGGQAGGAREPQPGVPAGRLEDAYSEVLRAKARLEEEKGRLERENEELGRRLESSAQEIARLRASRCPPGGGGPGRDTLRAPGKAPRWDPQPLAYQELQSERTEIPASRLLEEAALGRPGSEDLGTATGCGELVWVGEPVVFGRADSIAGKYGVWMKDPEPVPPFTRETTWRVDTVGTEVRQLFQYEAAEQLAQGYPTKVHILPRPLESTGAVVYRGGLFFQPRRSRAVARYDLRGETVTAEREIPGAGYHGQYPYSWGGYTDIDLAVDETGLWVIYSTEKARGAIVLSKLDPETLEIRRTWETKIRKRGVANSFVICGTLYTVSSYSAPNATVNFAYDTATGTSRALSIPFENRFRYLSMVDYNPAERQLFAWDSFNMVTYPIRLSQA, from the exons ATGCTGGGgcgctggctgctgctctgcgcGGGGCTGGCGCTGGCGCTGGGCTGCCGCGCCGACACGGCTGTTCTCCGGCGTGCCGATGACAGCGCCGGGCGCTGCACCTACACCTTCACGGTGGCCAGCCCCGTGGAGGCCGCCTGCCCCGATGGCGGCGGCGAGCCGGAGCTGCGCGCCGAGCTGGCCGCCCTCGCCGCCCGGCTGAGCCGGCTGGAgggccgggagcggggcgcggggggctcGGGGCCGCGGGGAGGGCAGGCGGGCGGGGCACGGGAGCCCCAGCCGGGGGTCCCGGCCGGTCGCCTGGAGGACGCCTACAGCGAAGTGCTGCGGGCCAAAGCccggctggaggaggagaaggggcgGCTGGAGCGGGAGAACGAGGAGCTGGGGAGGCGGCTGGAGAGCAGCGCCCAGGAGATCGCCCGGCTGCGGgcctcccgctgcccccccggcggAGGGGGGCCCGGCCGGGACACCCTGCGTGCCCCTGGCAAAG CCCCTCGCTGGGACCCACAGCCCCTCGCCTACCAGGAGCTGCAGTCGGAGAGGACAGAGATTCCCGCGTCccggctgctggaggaggctgcGCTCGGCCGCCCGGGGAGCGAGGATTTGGGTACTGCCACCG GCTGTGGTGAGCTGGTGTGGGTGGGGGAGCCCGTTGTCTTCGGCCGGGCGGACTCCATCGCCGGCAAGTACGGCGTGTGGATGAAGGACCCCGAGCCCGTGCCCCCCTTCACGCGGGAGACCACGTGGCGTGTGGACACGGTGGGCACGGAGGTCCGGCAGCTCTTCCAGTACGAGGCGGCCgagcagctggcccagggctaCCCCACCAAGGTGCACATCCTGCCGCGGCCCCTGGAGAGCACCGGGGCCGTCGTCTACCGCGGCGGGCTGTTCTTccagccccgccgctcccgcgcCGTGGCTCGCTACGACCTGCGGGGAGAGACCGTGACCGCCGAGAGGGAGATCCCCGGTGCCGGCTACCACGGGCAGTACCCCTACTCCTGGGGGGGCTACACCGACATCGACCTGGCGGTGGATGAGACGGGGCTCTGGGTGATCTACAGCACCGAGAAGGCCAGGGGGGCCATTGTCCTCTCCAAGCTGGACCCCGAGACGCTGGAGATCCGGCGGACCTGGGAGACGAAGATCCGCAAGCGGGGGGTGGCCAACTCCTTTGTCATCTGCGGGACCCTCTACACCGTCAGCAGCTACTCAGCGCCCAACGCCACCGTCAACTTTGCCTACGACACGGCCACCGGCACCAGCCGAGCCCTCAGCATCCCCTTCGAGAACCGCTTCCGCTACCTCAGCATGGTGGACTACAACCCCGCTGAGCGGCAGCTCTTCGCCTGGGACAGCTTCAACATGGTCACCTACCCCATCCGCCTCTCGCAGGCATGA